TAGGCCAGCTTCTCTCCTTGTCGAAGGGCTCCATAATCGAGCTCAATAAGATCGCGGGGGAGTCGGTGGATATCCTCGTAAACGGAAAGCTCCTCGGCAAAGGGGAGATCGTGGTCGTGAACGAAAGGCTGGGAGTCAGGATAGTCGAGATCGTCACGCCCAAGGAGAGGGTCCAGGAACTCGGATAATGGAGAATATCTACCTTCAGATCATACGGGTCATCCTCGTGCTGGTGGCCATAGTGGCGGCAATGTTTATATTGCGCCGCTACGGGGGAAAGCTGAAGCTGAACCTGAAGCCCAGGGAAACCCCCTATAATTTAAGAAAAGCAG
This portion of the Syntrophorhabdaceae bacterium genome encodes:
- the fliN gene encoding flagellar motor switch protein FliN, with the protein product MEELLIESQSAGSKRVELNMDSLLDIAVEISVEIGRTKMPIGQLLSLSKGSIIELNKIAGESVDILVNGKLLGKGEIVVVNERLGVRIVEIVTPKERVQELG